CTTTGTTTATAATTTTAGTTCAGTACCTTCATCAGCATTAGTATCGGTGGTCATATGGCTTCATCTTGGTACCGCTCTTGCTGTGATTGTGCGCTATCCTCGCGATTTCTGGCGAATTATAACACTGAAAGATCGCAATCTGTTCAGGCTACTTATGATTGCAACAATTGCTACAGCTGTAGCAGGTATTCCTCTCTATTTCTTCCTGAAGGGCAGTATCACCGCGTTTCATGGTGAGATTATCAATATGTTAGTTGGAGGTATGCTGTTCGCTACAGCTCTTATTCTCTATCTGCCTACACGACACAACCCCGATGAAGTGCTACATACTGAAGAAGTCGATGACAAGAAGGCAGGGTTCACGGGACTTGTGCAGGGGTTCTCTGTGTTACCCGGACTGAGCAGATCTGGAGTGACAATGTCTGCTCTGCTAATGCAACATGTAGACAAAGAAAAGGCGCTCTGGTTTAGTTTCTTAATGAGCGTCCCGGCTGTCATTGCTGCTGTGATGCTTGATGTCTTGACTGGTGAGGTAGTGACGATTACTATCCCATTGGGTGAACTCATAATTATGGAGGCAATAGTCTTTGTTGTGGGTCTTGCGTCAATGGAGGCATTGCTACGATTGGCGCGAAAGATAGAATTCTGGAAACTTTGCGTAGTGTTAGGTACTGTTGCTATTGTATTTGGCATACCCGCCTTACTCTGATAGCTCCTCATGCTTTTGAAACATGATGGCGATAGGTGCATTAGCCTTTCGCCATTCAGCTAATTTTCCCTCGTAGTTCAGCGGTACTGGATGACGGCCATGATTTCCGACTACTACAAAGAGGGTTCCTATACGTGATTGACGGTACAACACTTTGATCCAGTTGTCTGCTCTCTTGACGATCTTTGAGAGTAGCTTCTCTGGTGGTGTCTGGTGCCCATATTGAGCATATAGGCTCTCGAAGTCAAGAAAATGGACGAACATAAGTTCGCTCTTGAATACATGTCTTGTTGCTTCTATATAGGATGTCATGTCATCTCGTGTTGGAATCGTATAGCCAGGGTCGAATCCGAAGGTGTCCATGTCATCACCACGACAGATGACCCTGACGAATTTGCCGTATTGTTGTACATAGTCGATTAAATGGAATGCTGGTCCTCGAAGTAATGACCGAATCAGAGGGACCGCATAAGGATCGGGTGTGTCTAAGAGGGCTAACACTTCAAGTTTCTTGATGATGAACTCTGGCTTGTATACGACCGCCTCAAAAAGCCCGAAATTATCAATTGATATTATGACCACGGCTCGTGGATTGAATCGTTCAATTAGATCCGCATTTGGTGCTGGTAATCTATCAGGAATCTCGATGTCCATCATACCTAGGATTGATGATGGGAATTCGTGTGCAGAAACCGATATCTGTGGAAATGACATCTGATACATCCTGCTCGTAGTCAGAGCCCGTTGCACAAATGAATTCTTTCACACTTAAAGGTCTTAATACTGTGTTATTAATGCAACCTGCATATCGGCTCTGTGTGAAAAGTCAGTGAAATAGTGATCATGAGAAGTATGAACACCATTTTGCGATCGAATCCAAAACGTTTCGGGATCCATTCTGACTTGAACGATCTATGTCTGTGGACTTTTCACACAGCTCCCTGCATATCGAAGCATTAAAAGAGCAATAGCGTGGAGTCTCGATGTGTTTACGATGAACCTTCGAGATATCATTTACGATAAGGATATCAAATTTATCCTCTCTGGCGGTAAGGGTGGTGTTGGTAAGACAAGCTGCGCCGGAGCCATTGCTGTTCTCTCAGCCGAATACGGGCTGCGCACACTTGTGATCTCTACAGATCCGGCTCACAGCCTCAGTGATAGCATTGATCAGAACCTCTCTGGTGGCGATGTTATCAAGGTCGAAGGCATCGATAATCTATGGGGGATGGAGATTAACACCGAAAAAGGGATGCGTGAGTTCCAAGAGAACCTTGGCCAGATGCAAGGACCTGAGGTCGAGATGGCATCACAATTAATGGGTGGAATGGATAGTATGCCCCCCCCCGGCTCAGATGAGGCCATGGCCTTTGGAAAGATGCTGGAGTTCATAGGCGACCCCAATTATGATCGGGTGGTCTTCGATACTGCACCTACTGGGCATACTCTCAAACTGCTTGAGCTACCCGACCTATTGGACAGCTGGCTGGGTAAGATGTTGACTCTTAGGCAGCGTATCAGTTCTATGATGTCTGGTTTCAAGGCATTCCTTGGTGGTGCTGCTCCTGAGGAGGATGACTCGTGGAAGATGTTGCAACAGACCAAAGAGAAGATCCGTGCTGCAAGCGTCATGCTGGCCGATGAAAAGCTGACGCAGTTTGTTGTTGTCATGATCCCCGAGGCGATGGCAGTCTTTGAGACCCAGCGTCTTCTCTCCAGTCTGAATAAATGGAGCATCCCCGTGAGCAATATCATCGTCAATCAGCTTGTTCCAGAGAACCCATCGTGTCCCTTCTGTACAAGTCGGCGACGTATGCAACAGTCCAACCTTGTCGATATCAGGGAGTTGTATCATGACCTCCATGTCACAGAGGTACCGCTCTTTGACCATGAGATCCGAGGAATAGATGAACTTAGAAGGCTCGGGCACATACTAATCAACGAGGAGACCACACAATGAGATACGCGGTTCGAAAAAAGATCCTATCCTTTCTCTTCCTGTTACTGTTCATTGCATCTCTTGTTGCAGCAGCCTACCTTGTATTCAAAGGTTAATCCATGCTTGTGAGACGTAAACGAAGAGTCGTCCCCACCGTTGTGTGCGGTGGTGTGATTCAACTATCCCCTTGACTCTCTTAACGGTAGAGAATGAACCTCTTTCGATTATATGCCGAATTCCTTTATATCTTGGACTTGTTATTGGAACTTAGGGGACGCGAGTTTTGAATATAGATGCCAATAAAATGTGGTTCCTTTTCATCCTTGGTGCAGGTCTGCTTATAGGACTGATTCCAATCCTCATCATACTATTTGGTGGGATCGATTGGTTCTATCTGACACAACTCCAGTTCTGGCCGCTCTTGGTCATATATGTGATAATCGGCTACTTCCTGTTTTGGTTTGGGCTGACTTTACTGTCTGCTGCTCCATGGATCGATGACAAAAAAGTCGCCAGCGTTAGTACCTACATCATTTCCATTTTCAAGGCTATTATTTTAATAATGCTTCTCTATGGTCTGTTCAGAGGACTTGTTCCTGATGATGTGTTTGTGATTGGGACAACATACGTGATATTATTAATAATTAGTGGGACTGCTAATCTGGCAATCCCGCGAAGGCGAGAGAAAATGATTCGTGATCAAAGTAAAACGGCTCGCAAAAAAGTGTTAAAATTAATAAACCAGGCAGATAACAATCTCAAGAAAAAGGACTTCAAGAATTTCTATATGGATCTCACTCG
This Candidatus Thorarchaeota archaeon DNA region includes the following protein-coding sequences:
- a CDS encoding undecaprenyl-diphosphate phosphatase; protein product: MTSFKSSQLRVFIKEGAFMEPWQLIVALIQGLVEWLPISSEGQAILFVYNFSSVPSSALVSVVIWLHLGTALAVIVRYPRDFWRIITLKDRNLFRLLMIATIATAVAGIPLYFFLKGSITAFHGEIINMLVGGMLFATALILYLPTRHNPDEVLHTEEVDDKKAGFTGLVQGFSVLPGLSRSGVTMSALLMQHVDKEKALWFSFLMSVPAVIAAVMLDVLTGEVVTITIPLGELIIMEAIVFVVGLASMEALLRLARKIEFWKLCVVLGTVAIVFGIPALL
- a CDS encoding ArsA family ATPase → MNLRDIIYDKDIKFILSGGKGGVGKTSCAGAIAVLSAEYGLRTLVISTDPAHSLSDSIDQNLSGGDVIKVEGIDNLWGMEINTEKGMREFQENLGQMQGPEVEMASQLMGGMDSMPPPGSDEAMAFGKMLEFIGDPNYDRVVFDTAPTGHTLKLLELPDLLDSWLGKMLTLRQRISSMMSGFKAFLGGAAPEEDDSWKMLQQTKEKIRAASVMLADEKLTQFVVVMIPEAMAVFETQRLLSSLNKWSIPVSNIIVNQLVPENPSCPFCTSRRRMQQSNLVDIRELYHDLHVTEVPLFDHEIRGIDELRRLGHILINEETTQ